Part of the Labrenzia sp. PHM005 genome is shown below.
TAGAGCAAGAAACGGATGTCCGGATGGCGGACAAGCGCTATTTCAGCGCCAGGGATCACGACTTCGGCTCCGTAGTCGCCGCCCATGACATCAAGTGAAATTGGAATCGTTTTCGCCATACAAAGTCTTTAGACGTTTACCGGCAAGACGTTGACCGTCTCGCTCTCCCAGATGTTAAACCGATCCCAACGGGTCTCGAACCGGGCGCGAACATAAAGGTTTTGGCTGAGGTGACAACCGTTTTCCTAACTTCTGCGCTCCACGTGCACGAAAATATCCGTGGGATTTCGCCCCGGCATAGCGGGATAGCACCAAACAGATTATTTCTCAGACGGCTCCTTCAAGGCTCCTAAAGCAGCAAAGGGCGATGGCTTTTGTTCGCCTTCCGCGCTCTCCACAACCTCATCACTGTCTCCCCCTTCGAACTCAACGCCGGGTTTACGCGGGAAAGGATCAATTGTCAGTGCCAACTCTTCGCATATCACAGCCCCCAGGTCCAAAACTCCGTCCGTGATGACATCGGGCGGATCCAGAGACTCTAGATCAATTTCGATCTCACCGTCTTCGTTGAGGTCTTTGATCTTGCGCGGCCGGCTCGAGTGGGGTTCGAAGGTTCGATCAATGTCCAGATTAAACTCTTGAACAAAGGGTTCCAGCGAGACGACACAGGTCCGTCTCACGCTTGCTTTTATCGAACCAACCACGCGCAACCCTGCTTTCCGGTAAGGTTTCAGCAGAAGATCCGCTTTTAGACTTTCAATGCCGTCTAAGTCATAGGCCTTTGCAATCGCTGCAAGGTCCCGTTCACCGGGCACCACTTCGATCCTTTGGTCCTTATCAACCACCTGTGCAGCATTGACTTTGAACGTATAGGGGAAAGTTTCGGTCGCCATTTTTGTGTCCCGGGTTCGTTTCA
Proteins encoded:
- a CDS encoding DUF177 domain-containing protein, yielding MATETFPYTFKVNAAQVVDKDQRIEVVPGERDLAAIAKAYDLDGIESLKADLLLKPYRKAGLRVVGSIKASVRRTCVVSLEPFVQEFNLDIDRTFEPHSSRPRKIKDLNEDGEIEIDLESLDPPDVITDGVLDLGAVICEELALTIDPFPRKPGVEFEGGDSDEVVESAEGEQKPSPFAALGALKEPSEK